In Schizosaccharomyces osmophilus chromosome 2, complete sequence, the following proteins share a genomic window:
- a CDS encoding FAD-dependent oxidoreductase involved in late endosome to Golgi transport, producing MDESRNIIIVGGGVTGTSCLYFLVNHPNFNRERDTITLFESSGIASAASGKASGFLSLEWHGPSTSSLAALSYNLHRQLANEHDGHRKWGYRALDTWSIKADENCTHPDKLSPEIEWIEPSIVEKVTRLGNKKNSAQVHPYKFCHSIFEEASKVANVNLVKGHVISVDENEVEYRLIGDDYAPDEDEEITSVEELHTIHSMEASHVIVAAGPWTPHLIPNLRICGARIHSITVDLPMRLNGNAVFSEIAYADGTVGAPEFYAREDELYVCGEFDDEPLPELSSETRVDQGRCQAIKECADHFHPVIRDSNVKVRQACYLPISNATGAPVIGKIGSSIYVAAAHGCWGITLGPGTGKVLSEMVLDGKVTSANIDLLDPEGSFV from the exons ATGGATGAATCTCGAAATATAATCATTGTCGGAG GTGGTGTTACAGGCACCAGTTGCTTGTATTTTCTTGTGAATCATCCTAATTTCAACAGAGAACGTGATACAATAACTCTGTTTGAAAGTTCTGGGATTGCCTCAGCGGCCTCTGGCAAGGCTTCCGGCTTTCTCTCGTTAGAATGGCACGGACCTTCCACCAGCTCATTAGCTGCTCTCTCTTACAACCTCCACAGACAGCTTGCCAATGAGCACGATGGTCATAGAAAATGGGGATACCGTGCTCTAGATACCTGGTCTATTAAGGCAGACGAAAATTGTACTCATCCTGACAAGTTGTCGCCTGAAATTGAGTGGATTGAGCCTTCCATAGTAGAAAAGGTAACTCGTCTTggtaacaaaaaaaattcagcACAAGTACACCCTTACAAATTTTGCCATTCCATCTTTGAGGAGGCTAGCAAAGTAGCCAACGTTAATCTCGTGAAAGGTCATGTCATCAGCGTTGATGAAAACGAAGTTGAATATCGTTTAATCGGCGACGATTATGCACCtgatgaagacgaagagATTACTTCTGTTGAAGAACTTCATACTATACATTCTATGGAAGCGTCTCATGTCATCGTTGCAGCGGGTCCTTGGACTCCACATCTTATTCCTAACCTACGCATTTGTGGTGCTCGCATCCACAGTATCACGGTCGATCTTCCTATGAGACTTAATGGAAATGCAgttttttctgaaattgCTTATGCGGACGGAACCGTTGGTGCTCCTGAATTTTACGCTCGTGAGGATGAGTTGTATGTCTGCGGTGAATTTGATGACGAACCTTTGCCCGAGCTATCTTCGGAAACAAGGGTGGATCAGGGAAGATGTCAGGCTATTAAGGAATGTGCTGACCATTTTCATCCTGTCATTCGTGACTCCAATGTGAAAGTGCGCCAAGCTTGTTATTTGCCCATTTCGAATGCAACAGGTGCTCCTGTGATAGGAAAGATTGGATCTTCCATTTACGTGGCAGCTGCTCATGGTTGTTGGGGTATCACTTTAGGTCCTGGTACCGGAAAGGTTCTTTCGGAAATGGTTTTGGATGGGAAAGTTACAAGCGCCAACATTGATCTCTTAGATCCTGAGGGCTCTTTCGTTTAA
- the pdi1 gene encoding ER protein disulfide isomerase — MHITKFFAAFLALAGGFYTSSADVPKVNKAGLQELLSADALFMTKFYAPWCGHCKALAPEYESAAEELEKDNISMIEVDCTEEADLCNEYNIRGYPTLTVFKNGDVSNQYSGPRRHDALVKYMKKQLQPVVQSVTKDNVETFTETSEDLAVIAFFDDEKHNATYTDVADNLQDSFAFAASSDKNLAKSLEVPFPGIVAFTKDPAQDTNKIVYEGQWQKGDIADFLGFSSIPLLDELNQMTFQRYHSSGLPLGIIFYNSTESRDELYNVFQPIAKQYQDTVRFAFLDALRYGAVAKQMNIESNWPAFVITHLDKFLKFPYPTSDLTSKNMDKFVKEYSDGKLQPKIKSQPVPESQGDLTVVVADNYNQVVMDSTKDVLVEFYAPWCGHCKNLAPTFESLAEEYADNKNVVVAKVDATENDLDVSISGFPTIMLFKANDKKNPLFYEGNRSLDDLLSFIEKHSSFKSTSETKAEDANETKETSKGSGEEEAYNEL; from the coding sequence ATGCATAttaccaaattttttgCGGCTTTTCTTGCCTTGGCTGGCGGATTTTACACTAGCTCAGCAGACGTTCCTAAAGTAAATAAAGCAGGATTGCAAGAATTATTGAGTGCTGATGCCCTATTTATGACTAAATTTTATGCTCCTTGGTGTGGTCATTGTAAAGCATTGGCCCCCGAGTACGAATCGGCTGCCGAAGAGTTAGAGAAAGACAATATCTCTATGATCGAGGTTGATTGTACAGAGGAGGCTGATCTTTGTAATGAATACAACATCCGCGGTTATCCTACCCTTACAGTATTCAAAAACGGAGACGTCAGCAATCAATATTCTGGTCCTCGTCGCCATGATGCTCTTGTTAAATACATGAAGAAGCAACTCCAACCTGTTGTCCAGAGTGTTACCAAGGATAATGTTGAGACTTTTACCGAAACCAGCGAAGACTTGGCCGTCATTGCATTctttgatgatgaaaagcatAACGCTACTTACACTGATGTCGCTGACAACTTACAGGATAGTTTCGCTTttgctgcttcttctgATAAGAACTTGGCCAAATCTTTGGAAGTCCCTTTCCCCGGAATCGTTGCCTTCACTAAGGATCCAGCACAAGACACTAACAAGATAGTCTACGAGGGCCAATGGCAAAAGGGAGACATTGCTGACTTTTTGGGCTTTTCCAGTATCCCTTTGTTGGACGAATTAAACCAAATGACTTTTCAGAGATATCATAGCAGCGGACTTCCCTTGggtattattttttacaaCAGTACCGAATCTCGTGATGAATTATACAACGTGTTTCAACCTATTGCTAAGCAATACCAAGACACCGTTCGTTTTGCCTTTTTGGATGCTTTGCGCTATGGTGCCGTTGCTAAGCAAATGAACATTGAGTCCAACTGGCCTGCTTTTGTTATTACTCATTTGGACAAGTTCCTCAAGTTCCCTTACCCTACTTCTGACTTGACTAGCAAGAATATGGATAAGTTCGTCAAGGAATATTCTGATGGAAAACTCCAACCTAAGATTAAGAGTCAACCTGTCCCCGAATCACAAGGCGATTTGACTGTGGTCGTCGCCGATAATTATAATCAGGTAGTAATGGACTCCACTAAGGATGTTCTCGTTGAATTTTACGCCCCCTGGTGTGGACATTGCAAGAATCTTGCTCCTACTTTTGAGTCTTTGGCTGAAGAATATGCCGACAACAAAAATGTGGTAGTAGCTAAAGTTGACGCGACTGAGAATGATCTTGACGTTTCTATTTCTGGTTTCCCTACTATTATGCTCTTTAAGGCTAACGATAAGAAGAATCCTCTCTTTTACGAAGGTAATCGTAGCTTGGATGACTTGTTATCTTTTATCGAAAAGCATTCCTCTTTTAAGTCTACTTCTGAAACTAAAGCTGAAGACGCcaatgaaacaaaagaaacttcTAAGGGGAGTGGAGAGGAAGAAGCATACAATGAGTTGTAA